In a single window of the Longimicrobium sp. genome:
- a CDS encoding winged helix-turn-helix domain-containing protein yields the protein MEPDAGLSDRLRDRILNALHLGLLRPGDRLPSIRTLWREMGVDHRVVAQAYRTLEAEGLVEVRGRSGVYLAPQDQFGGELLAETARWLAGVLVEAWKRRLTIADVPELIRRCTQTTTLRCACVESNEDQMTAYTGELQEQFGLDPYPVRISPLPLPRPERSVEFHWVEDELRRCDLVVTTSYHARLVRKAAENVGIPCVVLTVNPDVVETIQKRLREGPLTVVAVEPSFGDRMRAMYVDENPDRVRVVLADDHHALRQLDPDDPVLLTRAARLRLSPHEQLPTLLPHSPTFSPHTARELLGVIIRLNLEAAAASDQQPVLRTHEPVTLDT from the coding sequence TATCCTGAACGCGCTGCACCTGGGGCTGCTGCGCCCCGGCGACCGCCTGCCCAGCATCCGCACGCTGTGGAGGGAGATGGGGGTGGACCACCGGGTGGTGGCGCAGGCGTACCGCACGCTCGAGGCCGAGGGGCTGGTGGAGGTGCGCGGCCGCTCGGGGGTGTACCTGGCCCCGCAGGACCAGTTCGGCGGCGAGCTGCTGGCCGAGACGGCGCGTTGGCTGGCGGGCGTGCTGGTGGAGGCGTGGAAGCGGCGCCTGACCATCGCCGACGTTCCCGAGCTGATCCGCCGCTGCACGCAGACCACCACCCTGCGCTGCGCCTGCGTGGAGAGCAACGAAGACCAGATGACGGCGTACACCGGCGAGCTGCAGGAGCAGTTCGGGCTCGACCCGTACCCGGTGCGCATCTCGCCCCTCCCGTTGCCGCGCCCGGAGCGCTCGGTGGAGTTCCACTGGGTCGAGGACGAGCTGCGCCGCTGCGACCTGGTGGTGACCACCAGCTACCACGCGCGGCTGGTGCGCAAGGCGGCCGAGAACGTGGGGATCCCCTGCGTGGTGCTGACGGTGAACCCCGACGTGGTGGAGACGATCCAGAAGCGGCTGCGCGAGGGCCCGCTGACCGTGGTGGCCGTCGAGCCGTCGTTCGGCGACCGCATGCGGGCGATGTACGTGGACGAGAACCCCGACCGCGTGCGGGTGGTGCTCGCCGACGACCACCACGCGCTCCGGCAGCTGGACCCCGACGACCCGGTGCTGCTGACCCGCGCCGCGCGGCTGCGGCTGAGCCCGCACGAGCAGCTCCCCACGCTCCTGCCGCACTCGCCCACCTTCTCGCCGCACACCGCGCGCGAGCTGCTGGGGGTGATCATCCGCCTGAACCTGGAGGCGGCGGCCGCGTCCGACCAGCAGCCGGTGCTGCGCACGCACGAGCCCGTCACCCTCGACACCTGA
- a CDS encoding circadian clock KaiB family protein, giving the protein MSRFRFTLFVAGDTARSQQAYADLRRICRERLGDGAFDIAVVDVARTPDAAETHRILTTPTVVKEAPEPRRRITGDLSDADKVLTGLGMLPGWPDPLPLSDP; this is encoded by the coding sequence ATGAGCCGCTTCCGCTTCACCCTTTTCGTCGCGGGCGACACGGCCCGCTCGCAGCAGGCGTACGCCGACCTCCGTCGCATCTGCCGCGAGCGGCTGGGCGACGGCGCCTTCGACATCGCCGTGGTGGACGTGGCCAGGACGCCCGACGCGGCCGAGACGCACCGCATCCTCACCACCCCCACGGTGGTGAAGGAGGCACCGGAGCCGCGGCGGCGCATCACCGGAGACCTGTCGGACGCCGACAAGGTGCTCACCGGCCTGGGGATGCTCCCCGGCTGGCCCGATCCCCTTCCCCTGTCCGATCCATGA